The Mycobacterium seoulense genomic interval TGTTCGGGGTGGGGCTGACCCTTGCCGTGCTGATCGACGCCACGTTGGTGCGGGTACTGCTCGTCCCGGCCTTCATGCACGTGTTCGGGCGCCTGAACTGGTGGGCGCCCGCACCGCTGGCACGGCTCCGCCGACGAGCGGACGCCCGGCCGGTGGACGCCCCGCGCGCGCCCGACCCCGTCGGGTGAACGAGCCGAATGGAATGCGTCGCGCTCGGAGGCGTTGGATGGTGACGTGGTGCACCCATCAAACCCGCCGGTCGCGCGCCGCCGGCTGCGGTTCGTGTCGGCCACGCACGATGACCCGTTGGCGCGCCCGCTGCTGGCCGAGCTCGCCGACGAGTACGCGCAGCGCTACGGCGGCACGCCGAGCGCGCACCTGTCCTGGCTGCCCGTGCCGGCCAGCGAGTTGGCGGCGCCGGACGGCGGCCTGCTGATCGGTGTGCTGGACGGCGTGCCCGTCACCGGCGGCGCGTTCCGGCGTTACGACGCCGAGACCGCTGAGCTCAAGCGGATCTGGACCGACCGCGCACATCGGCGCCGCGGTTACGCGCGGGCGCTGCTGGCGGCCCTGGAGGCCGAGACCGCCGCGCGCGGATACCGGCGGCTCTACCTGATCACCGGCAACCGGCAACCCGAGGCCGAGGCGCTGTACGACGCGACCGGCTACGCCCGGGTGCCCCCCGACCCGCTGCCGTCCTGGGGGCCGTTTATCCCGATCGCCTTCGAGAAGTGGCTGGTTGCCGACGGACGGTGAGATAGCAACGACGGCAACGGCTTTGGAGTCATCCCTGCGGTCGCGCGCCTCACTCGACGCTGGCCAGCGCGAGCGCCGCGGCGGTCGCCTCACGGATCTGGCCCCGCCACACGTCGCCGTGCCCGGGCAGCAAGATCTCGGTGTCGAGCAACGCCAGCGCGGACAGGGTGCGGATGCAATCCTGTTGGCTGTAGCTGAAAATCGCCGGCAGCAGCTGCGGTCCGCGGTGCCGCAGCAGCGGGTGGCCGGTGATCAGCGCGTCGCCGCTGACCAGCACGCCGTCCACCAGGTACGAGCAGTGCCCGTTGGTGTGGCCGGGACTGAAGACCGGCCGCGGCTGGCCCGGCAGGCCGGCGGCCACCTCGCCGGTCAGCGGTCGGGCGGTGGGGATGCCGTCGCGGATCAGGCCGCCGCTGCGGATCACGTGGGCGGTCCACTTCGCCCACCGGGGCCGCCAAATCCGCAGCGCCACATCGACGATGGACACCTGTTCCAGGTACTCGCGTTTCGCGTGCCCCACCTCGTCGGCGTGGCAGTACACGGGGATGCCGTGCGCTGCGGCGAACCAGATCGCCGAACCCAGGTGGTCGATATGGGCGTGGGTCAACAGGATGGCGCGCACGTCGGCCACGCCGTAGCCCAGCTTGGCCAGTGAGGCCAGCACGTCCTCGCGGTCCCCGGGATAGCCGGCGTCGATCAGCATGACGCCGGTGCCGTCGACGACCAGCGTCCAGTTCACGGCGTGCCCCTGGGCGAGGTACACGGTGTCGGTGACCTGAACAAGAGTCGGTGCTGGTGCCACGCCAGTGAGCATAGGAGCGATCGCGAGTGCGGCGTAGCCGGGCGTGGCGGGTCGCGACCGTTGATGTGGGAGTGATCGCGAGTGCGGCGTAGCCGGGCGTGGCGGGTCGCGACCGTTGATGTAGGAGTGATCGCGAGCGCGGCGTAGCCGGGCGTGGCGGGTCGCGACCATCGATATAGGAGTAGAAATAAGCCGTGGCTGAACTGAAACTCGGATACAAAGCGTCCGCTGAACAATTCGCACCGCGCGAGCTCGTCGAACTGGCCGTGGCCGCCGAAGGTCACGGCATGGACAGCGCAACCGTCAGCGACCACTTCCAGCCGTGGCGGCACGAGGGCGGGCATGCGCCGTTCTCGCTGGCGTGGATGACCGCCGTCGGCGAACGCACCGAGCGGATCGTCCTGGGCACCTCGGTGCTCACGCCGACCTTCCGCTACAACCCCGCCGTCATCGCGCAGGCCTTCGCCACCATGGCCTGCCTGTACCCGGACCGGATCTTCCTGGGCGTGGGCACCGGCGAGGCGCTGAACGAGATCGCGACCGGATACGAGGGCGACTGGCCGGAGTTCAAGGAGCGGTTCGCCCGGCTGCGCGAGTCGGTGCGCCTGATGCGCGAGCTGTGGCGCGGCGACCGCGTCGACTTCGACGGCGAGTACTACCGGCTCAAGGGCGCCTCGATCTACGACGTTCCCGAGGGGGGCGTCCCGATCTACGTCGCCGCCGGCGGGCCGGCGGTGGCGAAATACGCCGGGCGGGCCGGCGACGGCTTCATCTGCACCTCCGGCAAGGGCGAGGAGCTCTACAAGGACAAGCTGATCCCGGCGGTGAAGGAGGGTGCCGCGGCCAACGGCCGCGACATCGAGGACATCGACAAGATGATCGAGATCAAGATCTCCTACGATCCGGACCCCGAGCTGGCCCTGGAGAACACCCGGTTCTGGGCTCCGCTGTCGCTGACCGCCGAGCAGAAGCACAGCATCGACGACCCGATCGAGATGGAGAAGGCCGCCGACGCCTTGCCGATCGAGCAGGTCGCCAAGCGCTGGATCGTCGCGTCCGACCCCGACGAGGCCGTCGAGAAGGTCAAGGCGTACGTCGACTGGGGGCTCAACCACCTGGTGTTCCACGCCCCGGGCCACGACCAGCGCCGGTTCCTGGAGCTCTTCGAGAAGGACCTGGCCCCCAGGCTGCGGCGACTTGCCTGAGCCCTCAGCGATCTACATCGCCGCTCCGGAACCGGAGACCGGCAAGTCGACGATCGCGCTGGCGCTGCTGC includes:
- a CDS encoding GNAT family N-acetyltransferase — its product is MVHPSNPPVARRRLRFVSATHDDPLARPLLAELADEYAQRYGGTPSAHLSWLPVPASELAAPDGGLLIGVLDGVPVTGGAFRRYDAETAELKRIWTDRAHRRRGYARALLAALEAETAARGYRRLYLITGNRQPEAEALYDATGYARVPPDPLPSWGPFIPIAFEKWLVADGR
- a CDS encoding MBL fold metallo-hydrolase yields the protein MAPAPTLVQVTDTVYLAQGHAVNWTLVVDGTGVMLIDAGYPGDREDVLASLAKLGYGVADVRAILLTHAHIDHLGSAIWFAAAHGIPVYCHADEVGHAKREYLEQVSIVDVALRIWRPRWAKWTAHVIRSGGLIRDGIPTARPLTGEVAAGLPGQPRPVFSPGHTNGHCSYLVDGVLVSGDALITGHPLLRHRGPQLLPAIFSYSQQDCIRTLSALALLDTEILLPGHGDVWRGQIREATAAALALASVE
- the fgd gene encoding glucose-6-phosphate dehydrogenase (coenzyme-F420), which translates into the protein MAELKLGYKASAEQFAPRELVELAVAAEGHGMDSATVSDHFQPWRHEGGHAPFSLAWMTAVGERTERIVLGTSVLTPTFRYNPAVIAQAFATMACLYPDRIFLGVGTGEALNEIATGYEGDWPEFKERFARLRESVRLMRELWRGDRVDFDGEYYRLKGASIYDVPEGGVPIYVAAGGPAVAKYAGRAGDGFICTSGKGEELYKDKLIPAVKEGAAANGRDIEDIDKMIEIKISYDPDPELALENTRFWAPLSLTAEQKHSIDDPIEMEKAADALPIEQVAKRWIVASDPDEAVEKVKAYVDWGLNHLVFHAPGHDQRRFLELFEKDLAPRLRRLA